Proteins found in one Bacillus subtilis subsp. subtilis str. 168 genomic segment:
- the polC gene encoding DNA polymerase III (alpha subunit) (Evidence 1a: Function from experimental evidences in the studied strain; PubMedId: 11721055, 12081953, 12217498, 20122408, 21740522, 24106089, 28575448; Product type e: enzyme), with protein sequence MEQLSVNRRQFQILLQQINMTDDTFMTYFEHGEIKKLTIHKASKSWHFHFQFKSLLPFQIYDTLTTRLTQSFAHIAKVTSSIEVQDAEVSESIVQDYWSRCIEELQGISPPIISLLNQQKPKLKGNKLIVKTKTDTEAAALKNKYSSMIQAEYRQFGFPDLQLDAEIFVSEQEVQKFREQKLAEDQERAMQALIEMEKKDKESDEDQAPSGPLVIGYQIKDNEEIRTLDSIMDEERRITVQGYVFDVETRELKSGRTLCIFKITDYTNSILIKMFAREKEDAALMKSLKKGMWVKARGSIQNDTFVRDLVMIANDVNEIKAKTREDSAPEGEKRVELHLHSPMSQMDAVTGIGKLVEQAKKWGHEAIALTDHAVVQSFPDAYSAAKKHGIKMIYGMEANLVDDGVPIAYNAAHRLLEEETYVVFDVETTGLSAVYDTIIELAAVKVKGGEIIDKFEAFANPHRPLSATIIELTGITDDMLQDAPDVVDVIRDFREWIGDDILVAHNASFDMGFLNVAYKKLLEVEKAKNPVIDTLELGRFLYPEFKNHRLNTLCKKFDIELTQHHRAIYDTEATAYLLLKMLKDAAEKGIQYHDELNENMGQSNAYQRSRPYHATLLAVNSTGLKNLFKLVSLSHIHYFYRVPRIPRSQLEKYREGLLIGSACDRGEVFEGMMQKSPEEVEDIASFYDYLEVQPPEVYRHLLELELVRDEKALKEIIANITKLGEKLNKPVVATGNVHYLNDEDKIYRKILISSQGGANPLNRHELPKVHFRTTDEMLEAFSFLGEEKAKEIVVTNTQKVASLVDDIKPIKDDLYTPKIEGADEEIREMSYQRARSIYGEELPEIVEARIEKELKSIIGHGFAVIYLISHKLVKRSLDDGYLVGSRGSVGSSLVATLTEITEVNPLPPHYVCPECQHSEFFNDGSVGSGFDLPDKTCPHCGTPLKKDGHDIPFETFLGFKGDKVPDIDLNFSGEYQPQAHNYTKVLFGEDNVYRAGTIGTVAEKTAYGYVKGYAGDNNLHMRGAEIDRLVQGCTGVKRTTGQHPGGIIVVPDYMDIYDFSPIQFPADATGSEWKTTHFDFHSIHDNLLKLDILGHDDPTVIRMLQDLSGIDPKTIPTDDPEVMKIFQGTESLGVTEEQIGCKTGTLGIPEFGTRFVRQMLEDTKPTTFSELVQISGLSHGTDVWLGNAQELIHNNICELSEVIGCRDDIMVYLIYQGLEPSLAFKIMEFVRKGKGLTPEWEEEMKNNNVPDWYIDSCKKIKYMFPKAHAAAYVLMAVRIAYFKVHHALLYYAAYFTVRADDFDIDTMIKGSTAIRAVMEDINAKGLDASPKEKNLLTVLELALEMCERGYSFQKVDLYRSSATEFIIDGNSLIPPFNSIPGLGTNAALNIVKAREEGEFLSKEDLQKRGKVSKTILEYLDRHGCLESLPDQNQLSLF encoded by the coding sequence ATGGAACAGTTATCAGTAAACAGAAGGCAGTTTCAAATTCTTCTGCAGCAGATTAATATGACAGATGATACCTTCATGACATACTTTGAACATGGCGAGATTAAAAAGCTGACAATTCACAAAGCTTCTAAGTCTTGGCATTTTCATTTTCAATTTAAATCTTTGCTGCCTTTTCAAATATATGACACATTAACAACGAGGCTGACGCAATCGTTTGCCCACATAGCAAAAGTGACATCTTCAATTGAAGTTCAGGATGCCGAGGTCAGTGAAAGTATCGTTCAAGACTACTGGTCACGCTGCATTGAAGAACTGCAGGGCATTTCGCCGCCGATTATCAGTCTTTTAAACCAGCAAAAACCGAAGCTGAAGGGCAATAAACTGATTGTCAAAACCAAAACAGATACAGAAGCGGCTGCGCTAAAGAACAAATACAGTTCCATGATTCAAGCAGAATACCGTCAATTTGGCTTTCCGGATCTTCAGCTTGATGCTGAAATATTTGTATCCGAGCAAGAAGTTCAAAAGTTTCGGGAGCAAAAGCTTGCGGAAGACCAAGAGCGGGCTATGCAGGCCTTGATTGAAATGGAGAAGAAAGATAAAGAAAGTGATGAAGACCAAGCACCATCTGGTCCTCTTGTTATCGGTTATCAAATTAAAGATAACGAGGAAATCCGAACACTTGACAGCATCATGGACGAAGAACGGAGAATTACGGTCCAAGGTTATGTGTTTGATGTGGAGACGCGCGAGCTGAAGAGCGGGCGCACGCTGTGTATCTTCAAAATTACAGACTATACAAATAGTATTTTGATCAAAATGTTTGCACGTGAAAAAGAAGATGCGGCGCTGATGAAGTCTCTGAAAAAAGGAATGTGGGTAAAAGCACGCGGAAGCATTCAAAATGATACATTTGTCAGAGACCTTGTCATGATCGCAAATGACGTAAACGAAATAAAAGCAAAAACCCGTGAAGATTCAGCACCTGAAGGAGAAAAAAGAGTGGAATTGCATCTTCATTCCCCAATGAGCCAAATGGATGCTGTTACGGGTATCGGAAAGCTTGTCGAACAGGCGAAAAAATGGGGGCATGAGGCCATCGCTTTGACCGACCATGCTGTCGTTCAATCCTTCCCTGATGCGTATTCTGCGGCCAAAAAGCATGGAATTAAAATGATTTACGGGATGGAAGCGAATCTCGTGGATGATGGCGTGCCAATTGCTTATAATGCCGCACATCGTCTGCTCGAAGAAGAAACATATGTTGTTTTTGACGTTGAGACGACAGGATTGTCTGCTGTATACGATACCATTATTGAGCTGGCTGCAGTAAAAGTAAAAGGCGGAGAAATTATTGATAAATTTGAGGCGTTTGCGAACCCGCATCGTCCGCTTTCCGCCACAATCATAGAGCTGACAGGGATCACAGATGATATGCTACAAGACGCTCCGGATGTCGTAGATGTAATAAGAGATTTCAGAGAATGGATTGGCGATGATATTCTTGTCGCTCATAATGCAAGCTTTGATATGGGATTCTTAAATGTAGCCTATAAAAAACTTCTTGAAGTCGAAAAAGCTAAAAACCCAGTCATTGATACGCTTGAACTTGGACGTTTTCTCTATCCGGAATTTAAGAACCACCGGTTGAACACACTTTGTAAAAAGTTTGATATCGAGCTCACACAGCATCACCGTGCGATCTATGATACTGAGGCAACCGCTTATTTGCTTCTGAAAATGCTGAAAGACGCAGCTGAAAAAGGTATTCAGTACCATGATGAGTTGAATGAAAATATGGGTCAGTCCAATGCTTATCAAAGATCAAGACCGTATCATGCAACATTACTTGCCGTGAACAGCACGGGACTTAAAAATTTATTTAAGCTTGTGTCACTTTCTCATATTCATTATTTTTACAGAGTGCCGCGTATTCCGAGATCTCAGCTTGAGAAATACAGGGAAGGGCTTCTGATCGGTTCTGCTTGTGACAGGGGAGAGGTTTTTGAGGGAATGATGCAAAAATCGCCTGAAGAGGTGGAAGATATCGCGTCATTCTATGATTACCTTGAGGTTCAGCCGCCTGAAGTGTATCGTCACTTGCTGGAGCTTGAACTGGTCCGTGATGAAAAAGCGCTGAAAGAAATTATTGCGAATATCACGAAGCTGGGGGAAAAGCTTAATAAACCGGTTGTTGCTACGGGAAATGTTCATTACTTGAATGATGAGGATAAAATCTACAGAAAGATTTTAATATCCTCACAAGGCGGGGCAAATCCGCTGAATAGGCATGAACTGCCGAAAGTGCATTTCAGAACGACAGACGAAATGCTTGAAGCTTTTTCTTTCTTAGGTGAAGAAAAAGCGAAGGAGATCGTAGTCACCAATACCCAAAAGGTTGCTTCTTTAGTTGATGACATCAAGCCGATTAAAGATGATTTATATACGCCGAAAATCGAAGGCGCTGATGAAGAGATCAGAGAAATGAGCTATCAGCGTGCAAGAAGCATTTACGGGGAAGAGCTGCCTGAAATTGTCGAAGCGCGGATTGAAAAAGAGTTAAAGAGTATTATTGGCCACGGATTTGCTGTTATTTACTTGATCTCTCACAAACTTGTAAAACGTTCACTAGATGACGGGTATCTCGTTGGTTCCCGTGGTTCCGTAGGATCTTCATTAGTTGCGACACTTACTGAGATTACTGAGGTAAACCCGCTGCCGCCGCACTATGTTTGTCCTGAGTGCCAGCATTCTGAGTTCTTTAATGACGGTTCTGTCGGTTCTGGTTTTGACCTGCCTGACAAGACATGCCCTCATTGCGGAACGCCTTTGAAAAAAGACGGCCATGATATTCCATTTGAAACGTTCTTAGGATTTAAAGGGGACAAAGTACCTGATATCGATTTGAACTTCTCAGGGGAATATCAGCCGCAAGCACACAATTACACAAAAGTATTGTTCGGAGAAGACAATGTATATCGTGCGGGAACAATAGGCACGGTGGCAGAAAAAACAGCCTACGGTTATGTAAAAGGCTATGCCGGAGACAACAATCTTCATATGCGCGGTGCCGAAATAGATCGGCTCGTACAGGGATGCACAGGTGTAAAACGTACAACTGGACAGCACCCTGGCGGTATTATCGTAGTTCCGGATTATATGGATATTTATGATTTTTCACCGATCCAGTTCCCGGCAGATGCCACAGGTTCAGAGTGGAAAACGACTCATTTTGATTTCCACTCCATCCATGACAACCTGTTAAAACTTGATATTCTCGGACACGATGACCCGACTGTTATTCGGATGCTTCAAGACTTAAGCGGAATAGATCCGAAAACAATTCCGACGGATGATCCTGAAGTGATGAAGATCTTCCAGGGAACCGAATCACTCGGTGTGACTGAAGAACAGATTGGCTGTAAAACGGGCACTCTTGGAATTCCTGAATTCGGAACCCGATTTGTCCGGCAGATGCTTGAAGATACAAAGCCGACCACTTTTTCTGAGCTCGTTCAGATTTCAGGCTTGTCTCACGGAACTGATGTATGGCTTGGCAATGCACAGGAGCTCATCCACAATAATATTTGTGAGCTGAGTGAGGTTATCGGCTGCCGTGATGACATTATGGTTTATTTAATCTATCAAGGCCTTGAGCCGTCCCTTGCCTTTAAAATCATGGAATTCGTGCGTAAAGGAAAAGGATTAACGCCTGAATGGGAAGAAGAAATGAAAAATAACAATGTCCCAGACTGGTATATTGATTCCTGTAAAAAGATTAAATACATGTTCCCGAAAGCCCACGCCGCGGCATATGTCTTAATGGCAGTCCGCATTGCTTACTTTAAAGTGCATCATGCTCTTTTGTATTATGCGGCTTATTTTACCGTTCGTGCAGATGACTTTGATATTGATACAATGATCAAGGGCTCTACAGCAATCAGAGCGGTAATGGAGGATATAAACGCTAAAGGACTTGATGCTTCACCGAAGGAAAAGAACCTTCTGACTGTTTTAGAATTAGCGCTTGAGATGTGTGAGAGAGGCTATTCATTCCAAAAAGTCGATTTATATCGCTCCAGCGCCACAGAGTTTATTATTGACGGCAACAGTCTTATTCCGCCGTTTAACTCTATTCCAGGGTTAGGGACGAACGCTGCTTTGAACATTGTAAAAGCTCGCGAAGAAGGCGAATTCCTCTCAAAAGAAGATTTGCAAAAGAGAGGGAAAGTATCAAAAACGATTTTAGAGTACTTAGATCGCCATGGCTGTCTGGAGTCACTGCCTGATCAAAACCAATTGTCACTGTTCTAA
- the rimP gene encoding ribosome maturation factor (Evidence 2a: Function from experimental evidences in other organisms; PubMedId: 15257761, 16014871, 19150615, 20188109, 21529161; Product type f: factor) → MSKKVTDTVQEMAQPIVDSLQLELVDIEFVKEGQSWFLRVFIDSDDGVDIEECAKVSEALSEKLDEADPISQNYFLEVSSPGAERPLKKKADFEKSLGKNVYIKTYEPIDGVKVFEGELAEFDGQTVTVEITIKTRKKRINIPYEKIANARLAVTF, encoded by the coding sequence ATGAGCAAAAAAGTGACTGACACCGTTCAAGAAATGGCTCAGCCAATCGTAGACAGCCTTCAGCTGGAACTCGTTGACATTGAATTTGTCAAAGAGGGCCAAAGCTGGTTCCTTCGCGTGTTTATTGATTCCGATGACGGTGTGGATATTGAGGAATGTGCCAAAGTAAGCGAAGCTTTAAGCGAAAAGCTTGATGAGGCAGACCCAATCAGCCAAAATTACTTTCTTGAAGTCTCATCTCCAGGAGCTGAGCGTCCGCTAAAGAAAAAAGCCGATTTCGAAAAATCACTAGGAAAAAACGTATACATTAAGACGTATGAGCCTATTGACGGCGTAAAAGTGTTTGAAGGTGAACTGGCTGAATTTGATGGACAAACAGTGACAGTTGAGATCACGATCAAAACAAGAAAGAAACGGATCAATATTCCGTATGAAAAGATAGCTAATGCAAGATTAGCTGTTACATTCTAA
- the nusA gene encoding transcription translation coupling factor involved in Rho-dependent transcription termination (Evidence 1a: Function from experimental evidences in the studied strain; PubMedId: 12682299, 15978071, 16707701, 16946247, 27571753, 28507243; Product type f : factor) produces the protein MSSELLDALTILEKEKGISKEIIIEAIEAALISAYKRNFNQAQNVRVDLNRETGSIRVFARKDVVDEVYDQRLEISIEEAQGIHPEYMVGDVVEIEVTPKDFGRIAAQTAKQVVTQRVREAERGVIYSEFIDREEDIMTGIVQRLDNKFIYVSLGKIEALLPVNEQMPNESYKPHDRIKVYITKVEKTTKGPQIYVSRTHPGLLKRLFEIEVPEIYDGTVELKSVAREAGDRSKISVRTDDPDVDPVGSCVGPKGQRVQAIVNELKGEKIDIVNWSSDPVEFVANALSPSKVLDVIVNEEEKATTVIVPDYQLSLAIGKRGQNARLAAKLTGWKIDIKSETDARELGIYPRELEEDDEPLFTEPETAESDE, from the coding sequence ATGAGCAGTGAATTATTAGATGCTCTCACGATTCTTGAAAAAGAAAAAGGCATCAGTAAAGAAATTATCATCGAAGCAATCGAAGCTGCGTTAATTTCTGCTTATAAGCGGAATTTTAATCAAGCGCAAAATGTACGGGTGGATCTAAACCGTGAAACTGGCTCCATCCGTGTATTTGCAAGAAAAGATGTCGTTGACGAAGTATACGACCAGAGATTAGAAATCTCAATTGAAGAGGCACAGGGCATCCATCCGGAATATATGGTCGGCGATGTCGTCGAAATCGAAGTTACACCTAAGGATTTCGGGCGCATAGCTGCTCAAACAGCGAAGCAGGTCGTCACACAGCGTGTGCGCGAAGCTGAGCGCGGTGTGATTTATTCTGAATTTATCGACCGTGAAGAAGACATCATGACAGGGATCGTCCAGCGTCTGGACAATAAATTTATCTACGTGTCTTTAGGCAAAATAGAAGCCTTGCTGCCGGTTAATGAGCAAATGCCGAATGAAAGCTACAAGCCCCATGACCGCATTAAGGTATATATCACAAAAGTAGAAAAAACAACGAAGGGTCCGCAGATTTATGTGTCAAGAACACATCCAGGCCTGTTAAAGCGTTTGTTTGAAATTGAAGTGCCTGAAATTTATGATGGAACTGTCGAGCTAAAATCTGTTGCCAGAGAAGCCGGCGACCGTTCGAAAATTTCTGTTCGCACAGATGATCCTGACGTTGATCCTGTCGGTTCATGCGTAGGGCCTAAAGGCCAGCGTGTGCAAGCAATCGTCAATGAATTAAAAGGTGAAAAAATTGACATTGTCAACTGGTCCAGTGATCCTGTAGAATTTGTCGCGAATGCGCTCAGCCCTTCCAAAGTGCTTGATGTCATTGTTAATGAAGAAGAAAAAGCGACAACTGTTATTGTTCCTGATTACCAGCTGTCTCTGGCAATTGGAAAAAGAGGACAAAACGCACGCTTAGCTGCTAAACTGACAGGCTGGAAGATTGATATTAAGAGCGAAACGGACGCAAGAGAACTTGGAATCTATCCGAGAGAACTTGAAGAAGATGATGAGCCGCTCTTTACGGAGCCTGAAACTGCTGAATCGGATGAATAA
- the rulR gene encoding molecular ruler co-factor for RNA; new fold (Evidence 2a: Function from experimental evidences in other organisms; PubMedId: 11679764, 12682299, 26771646, 27435445; Product type f: factor), whose translation MNKHKKIPLRKCVVTGEMKPKKELIRVVRSKEGEISVDPTGKKNGRGAYLTLDKECILAAKKKNTLQNQFQSQIDDQIFDELLELAEKVKK comes from the coding sequence GTGAATAAACACAAAAAGATCCCATTACGCAAATGTGTAGTGACTGGTGAAATGAAGCCTAAAAAGGAACTGATCCGAGTTGTACGGTCGAAAGAAGGCGAAATCTCAGTAGACCCGACCGGAAAAAAGAATGGGCGGGGTGCTTATTTAACGCTGGATAAAGAGTGCATCTTAGCAGCAAAAAAGAAAAACACTTTGCAAAATCAATTTCAATCACAAATCGATGACCAGATTTTCGATGAATTGCTGGAACTGGCGGAAAAGGTGAAAAAATAA
- the rulQ gene encoding K-turn RNA binding protein (Evidence 1a: Function from experimental evidences in the studied strain; PubMedId: 15130481, 15361074, 22355167, 26522935, 26771646; Product type f: factor), giving the protein MSGMEWFPLLGLANRARKVVSGEDLVIKEIRNARAKLVLLTEDASSNTAKKVTDKCNYYKVPYKKVESRAVLGRSIGKEARVVVAVTDQGFANKLISLLD; this is encoded by the coding sequence ATGTCTGGAATGGAATGGTTTCCCTTGCTGGGTCTGGCCAATCGAGCTCGTAAGGTCGTGTCAGGCGAAGACTTGGTAATAAAAGAAATCAGGAATGCGCGTGCAAAGCTTGTCCTGCTTACAGAGGATGCATCATCTAACACAGCAAAAAAAGTAACTGACAAGTGCAATTATTATAAAGTCCCTTATAAAAAAGTCGAGAGTCGCGCGGTTCTTGGACGCTCTATCGGTAAAGAAGCCCGTGTCGTTGTCGCCGTCACTGACCAAGGTTTTGCGAATAAGCTGATCAGCTTGCTCGATTAA